From Pandoraea vervacti, the proteins below share one genomic window:
- the purL gene encoding phosphoribosylformylglycinamidine synthase → MTHIACFAGALALSEFRQQRLLQTLQAIDSSIVRIDARYVHLVASAEPLSSEDVARVAGLLTYGEPVREEPVGDQLLVIPRLGTISPWASKATDIARNCGIDHVRRIERAVEYTIGVKSGLLGGKKSLAADVLARVAEVLHDRMTEAVVATRKDAEALFVELPAKPLQTVDVIGAGRSALEGANRDLGLALAADEIDYLVDAFTSLKRNPTDVELMMFAQANSEHCRHKIFNANWTIDGHVQDKSLFQMIKNTHQLHPQGTVVAYSDNASVMEGAEVERWYPRGADGKYGRSVELTHTLMKVETHNHPTAISPFPGASTGAGGEIRDEGATGRGSTPKSGLTGFTVSNLALPDAREPWENDRDVAVPPSLRKPDDTGADYGRPDRIASPLQIMIDGPLGGAAFNNEFGRPNLGGYFRTYEQNVGGRVRGYHKPIMIAGGMGNIAAQHTHKHDLPAGTLLIQIGGPGMRIGMGGGAASSMATGTNTAELDFDSVQRGNPEIERRAQEVINWCWRQGEANPILSIHDVGAGGISNAFPELVDGAGKGARFDLRQVQLEESGMSPAEIWSNEAQERYVLAIAPDSFPAFQEICQRERCPVAVVGVATDERQLKLVDPMHPESPDPVDMPMDVLLGKPPRMHRDVKRTKQELPPVDVTGLSLDEVARAVLRHPTVASKSFLITIGDRTVGGLTARDQMVGPWQVPVADCAISLMDYSGYRGEAMTMGERTPLAVIDAPASGRMAVGEAITNIAAAPIASLDQIKLSANWMAACGAEGEDAALFDTVKAVGMELCPALGLSIPVGKDSLSMRTKWDDAGRAKDVVAPVSLIVSAFAPVEDVRGHLTPQLRAVADVGETVLISIDLGHNKNRLGGSILAQVTQQIGDVTPDLDDPADLQRFFDAIQKLNREGKLLAYHDRSDGGLFATVAEMAFAGHVGVSLNVDMLTLDEGFESDYGDAKDWAKQTAGRREDKTLRALFSEELGGVIQVRASERDAVLQTLREAGLSSVTNVIGKPNNTDVIEIYRDAKKIFGASRAELQRVWSEVSWRIARLRDNPAAADAEYEALNDTSDPGLSPKLTFDASEDVAAPFIATGVRPKVAILREQGVNSHLEMAYVLDKAGFDAYDVHMSDLLAGRHSLDAFKGFIACGGFSYGDTLGAGEGWAKTILFNPSLAEQFAGFFNRADTFALGVCNGCQMMSNLSNLIPGAAAWPKFTYNQSKYEARLTQVEVLDSPSLFFKDMAGSQLPIVIAHGEGFANFSQQGNIDQAIAAMRFVDHRGQPTEQYPYNPNGSPRGLTAVTTGDGRFTVMMPHPERVFRTVQMSWAPSQWREDSPWMRMFRNARRWVG, encoded by the coding sequence ATGACTCACATTGCCTGCTTCGCCGGCGCCTTGGCGCTCTCCGAATTCCGCCAGCAACGTCTTTTGCAGACCCTGCAAGCCATCGACAGCTCGATCGTGCGCATCGACGCCCGCTACGTGCATCTCGTCGCCAGCGCCGAGCCGCTGTCGAGCGAGGACGTGGCCCGTGTTGCCGGTCTGCTCACTTATGGCGAGCCGGTGCGTGAAGAGCCGGTCGGCGACCAACTGCTGGTCATTCCGCGTCTGGGCACGATTTCACCGTGGGCGAGCAAGGCGACCGATATCGCGCGCAACTGCGGCATCGATCACGTGCGCCGCATCGAACGTGCCGTCGAATACACGATCGGCGTGAAGTCCGGTCTGCTGGGCGGCAAGAAGTCGCTGGCAGCCGATGTGCTCGCCCGTGTGGCCGAGGTGCTGCATGACCGCATGACGGAGGCGGTCGTCGCCACGCGCAAGGATGCCGAGGCACTGTTCGTCGAACTGCCGGCCAAGCCGTTGCAAACGGTCGACGTGATCGGTGCGGGCCGCAGCGCGCTCGAGGGCGCCAACCGCGATCTCGGCCTGGCGCTTGCCGCAGACGAAATCGATTATCTCGTCGACGCCTTCACGAGCCTGAAGCGCAATCCGACCGACGTCGAGCTCATGATGTTTGCGCAAGCGAACAGCGAGCACTGCCGTCACAAGATCTTCAACGCCAACTGGACGATCGACGGTCATGTGCAGGACAAGTCGCTGTTCCAGATGATCAAGAACACGCACCAACTGCACCCGCAGGGCACGGTGGTGGCGTACTCGGACAACGCTTCGGTGATGGAAGGCGCCGAAGTCGAGCGCTGGTATCCGCGCGGCGCCGACGGCAAGTATGGTCGCAGCGTCGAGCTCACGCACACGCTGATGAAGGTCGAGACGCACAATCACCCGACGGCCATTTCGCCGTTCCCGGGGGCGTCGACGGGGGCGGGCGGCGAGATTCGCGACGAAGGCGCGACGGGCCGTGGATCCACGCCGAAGTCGGGGCTGACCGGCTTCACCGTCTCGAACCTCGCGCTGCCGGACGCACGCGAGCCGTGGGAAAACGATCGCGACGTGGCGGTGCCGCCGTCGCTGCGCAAGCCGGACGATACGGGCGCCGACTACGGCCGCCCGGACCGTATCGCGTCCCCGCTCCAGATCATGATCGACGGCCCGCTCGGCGGCGCCGCGTTCAACAACGAATTCGGCCGACCGAACCTGGGCGGCTACTTCCGCACCTATGAGCAGAACGTTGGCGGTCGTGTGCGCGGCTATCACAAGCCCATCATGATCGCGGGCGGCATGGGCAATATCGCGGCACAACACACCCACAAGCACGATCTGCCGGCCGGCACGCTGCTCATTCAGATCGGCGGCCCGGGCATGCGCATCGGCATGGGGGGCGGCGCCGCCAGTTCGATGGCGACCGGCACCAACACGGCCGAACTGGATTTCGATTCGGTCCAGCGCGGCAACCCGGAAATCGAGCGTCGCGCGCAGGAAGTGATCAACTGGTGCTGGCGTCAGGGCGAAGCCAACCCCATCCTGTCGATTCACGACGTGGGCGCGGGTGGCATCTCGAATGCGTTCCCCGAACTGGTGGACGGTGCGGGCAAGGGCGCGCGCTTCGATCTGCGTCAGGTGCAGTTGGAAGAGTCTGGGATGTCGCCCGCGGAAATCTGGAGCAACGAGGCGCAGGAGCGCTACGTGCTCGCCATCGCCCCGGACAGCTTCCCTGCGTTCCAGGAAATCTGCCAGCGCGAACGCTGCCCGGTCGCTGTCGTGGGTGTTGCGACCGACGAACGTCAACTGAAGCTGGTCGACCCGATGCATCCGGAATCGCCGGACCCGGTCGACATGCCGATGGATGTGCTGCTCGGCAAGCCGCCGCGCATGCATCGCGACGTCAAGCGCACGAAGCAGGAACTGCCGCCGGTCGATGTCACTGGACTGTCGCTCGACGAAGTCGCGCGCGCCGTGTTGCGTCACCCGACGGTGGCCAGCAAGTCGTTCCTGATCACCATTGGCGACCGCACGGTGGGCGGCCTGACCGCGCGCGACCAGATGGTCGGCCCGTGGCAGGTGCCGGTGGCCGATTGCGCCATCTCGTTGATGGACTACAGCGGCTATCGCGGCGAAGCGATGACGATGGGCGAGCGCACTCCGCTGGCGGTGATCGACGCACCGGCGTCGGGTCGCATGGCTGTTGGCGAAGCCATCACCAACATTGCCGCGGCGCCGATTGCGTCGCTCGATCAGATCAAGCTGTCGGCCAACTGGATGGCGGCCTGCGGCGCCGAGGGCGAAGACGCTGCGTTGTTCGACACGGTCAAGGCCGTTGGCATGGAGTTGTGCCCGGCCCTGGGTCTGTCGATTCCGGTGGGCAAGGATTCGCTGTCGATGCGCACCAAGTGGGACGACGCCGGTCGTGCCAAGGACGTCGTTGCGCCGGTATCGCTGATCGTCTCGGCGTTCGCGCCGGTCGAGGACGTTCGCGGTCATCTCACGCCGCAGTTGCGCGCGGTTGCCGACGTGGGGGAGACGGTACTGATCTCGATCGACCTGGGGCACAACAAGAATCGTCTGGGCGGCAGCATTCTCGCGCAGGTGACGCAGCAGATCGGCGACGTCACGCCGGATCTGGATGATCCTGCCGACCTCCAGCGTTTCTTCGACGCGATCCAGAAGCTCAACCGCGAGGGCAAGCTGCTCGCATATCACGATCGCTCGGACGGTGGCCTGTTCGCCACGGTCGCGGAAATGGCGTTTGCCGGACACGTTGGCGTGTCGCTGAACGTCGATATGCTTACGCTCGACGAAGGCTTCGAATCCGATTACGGCGACGCCAAGGACTGGGCGAAGCAAACGGCGGGGCGTCGTGAAGACAAGACGCTGCGCGCGCTGTTCTCGGAAGAGCTCGGCGGCGTGATTCAGGTGCGGGCGTCGGAGCGCGACGCCGTCTTGCAGACGCTGCGTGAAGCGGGTCTGTCGTCCGTGACGAACGTCATCGGCAAGCCGAACAACACCGACGTCATCGAAATCTATCGCGACGCCAAGAAGATCTTCGGCGCCTCGCGTGCCGAGCTCCAACGCGTGTGGTCGGAAGTGAGCTGGCGTATCGCGCGCCTGCGCGACAACCCGGCGGCCGCAGATGCCGAGTATGAAGCGCTGAACGACACCAGCGATCCGGGCCTCTCGCCGAAGCTGACGTTTGACGCGAGCGAAGACGTGGCCGCGCCGTTCATCGCGACGGGCGTACGTCCGAAGGTCGCCATTCTGCGTGAGCAGGGCGTGAACTCGCATCTGGAAATGGCCTACGTGCTGGATAAGGCTGGCTTCGATGCGTACGACGTGCACATGAGCGACCTGCTCGCCGGCCGCCATTCCCTCGACGCGTTCAAGGGCTTCATCGCCTGCGGCGGCTTCTCGTATGGCGACACGCTGGGCGCTGGCGAAGGCTGGGCGAAGACGATTCTGTTCAACCCGTCGCTCGCCGAGCAGTTTGCCGGTTTCTTCAACCGTGCCGACACGTTCGCACTGGGCGTGTGTAACGGTTGCCAGATGATGAGCAACCTGTCGAACCTGATCCCGGGTGCCGCCGCCTGGCCGAAGTTCACGTACAACCAGTCGAAGTACGAAGCGCGTCTGACGCAGGTGGAAGTGCTGGATTCGCCGTCGCTGTTCTTCAAGGACATGGCAGGCTCGCAACTGCCGATCGTGATCGCACACGGCGAAGGCTTCGCCAACTTCAGTCAGCAGGGCAACATCGATCAGGCGATTGCCGCAATGCGTTTCGTCGATCATCGTGGTCAGCCGACGGAGCAGTACCCGTACAACCCGAACGGGTCGCCGCGCGGCCTGACGGCGGTCACGACCGGCGACGGCCGTTTCACGGTGATGATGCCGCATCCGGAGCGCGTGTTCCGCACGGTGCAGATGAGCTGGGCGCCGTCGCAGTGGCGCGAGGACAGCCCGTGGATGCGCATGTTCCGCAACGCCCGTCGTTGGGTGGGCTGA
- a CDS encoding D-amino acid dehydrogenase yields MKVIVIGGGVIGTCTAYYLAAAGHTVTLVERNSTVAQESSFGNAGVIAPGYVTPWAAPGMPRKLLGYMFSSASPLIFRPGLSAGTWRWAARWLRECKLERYRANRERMQRLAFYSQRCLHELRESHIFEYEHTQGYLQLFRTERDIKMNAPARAMLAENEVPHRLLTADECRKLEPAISTDAPLAGGLHLPRDETGNCPLFTKRLAQIARDIGVTLATETTVLSVRPNLGRAGVTVETVSTAQVGQTGQTASLEADAVVIAAGVASTSLLRPLGIDLPLWPIKGYSITVPVKTELFSPRIAVMDESYKTAITPQGNRLRIAGTAELGDTQLVLRERAIATLYKVATDWFPGAGRYREARAWVGARPMLPDGPPLLGATHLPGIFLNVGHGSTGWAMACGSGRVLADVISGQTPDIDLNGLTLARYDR; encoded by the coding sequence ATGAAGGTCATCGTTATCGGCGGCGGGGTCATTGGCACATGCACCGCCTACTATCTGGCCGCCGCGGGGCATACGGTCACGCTCGTCGAGCGCAATAGCACGGTTGCGCAGGAGAGCAGCTTCGGCAATGCAGGCGTTATCGCGCCGGGCTATGTCACGCCCTGGGCCGCGCCCGGCATGCCGCGCAAGTTGCTGGGCTACATGTTCAGCAGCGCGAGCCCGCTCATTTTCCGGCCCGGCCTGTCCGCCGGCACATGGCGCTGGGCCGCGCGCTGGCTGCGCGAGTGCAAGCTCGAGCGCTACCGCGCCAATCGCGAACGCATGCAGCGTCTGGCGTTCTACAGCCAGCGCTGCCTGCACGAACTGCGCGAAAGCCACATTTTCGAATACGAGCATACGCAGGGCTATCTGCAATTGTTCCGGACCGAGCGCGACATCAAGATGAACGCGCCGGCGCGCGCCATGCTCGCCGAGAACGAGGTGCCGCATCGCCTGCTCACGGCCGACGAATGCCGCAAGCTCGAACCCGCGATTTCCACCGACGCGCCGCTGGCCGGCGGCCTCCATTTGCCTCGCGACGAGACCGGCAACTGCCCGCTTTTCACCAAGCGCCTCGCCCAGATCGCCCGCGACATCGGCGTGACACTCGCGACCGAGACGACCGTGCTGTCCGTGCGGCCCAACCTGGGACGTGCCGGTGTCACCGTCGAGACAGTCAGTACGGCACAAGTCGGGCAAACCGGGCAAACCGCATCGTTGGAAGCCGATGCCGTGGTGATTGCCGCCGGCGTCGCCAGCACGTCGCTGCTGCGCCCGCTGGGCATCGATCTGCCGCTGTGGCCGATCAAGGGCTACTCGATTACGGTCCCCGTCAAGACCGAGTTGTTCAGCCCCCGCATTGCCGTCATGGACGAGTCGTACAAGACGGCCATCACCCCACAGGGCAACCGTCTGCGCATCGCGGGCACAGCCGAACTGGGCGACACGCAGCTCGTATTGCGCGAGCGCGCCATCGCCACGCTCTACAAGGTGGCGACGGACTGGTTCCCCGGCGCGGGAAGGTATCGCGAGGCCCGGGCGTGGGTCGGGGCGCGTCCGATGCTGCCCGACGGCCCGCCGCTGCTCGGCGCCACACACCTGCCGGGCATCTTCCTCAATGTGGGTCACGGCTCGACCGGCTGGGCGATGGCCTGCGGTTCGGGCCGCGTGCTCGCCGACGTCATCTCCGGCCAGACGCCGGACATCGACCTGAACGGGCTCACGCTTGCCCGTTACGATCGATAA
- a CDS encoding NAD(P)H-hydrate dehydratase has translation MSDPLHVEDVSGLSPEAAPAHPSPLARPRARPSPDGVSVAVRSTIALDLHSPAALRRIERDAAARLAPHTLMARAGAAVAHWLYGHLPALASAGRQPVLLLAGPGNNGGDAYVAARELHRRGVLVDVWQLAPPATDDARWALGEALAAGVPVRRSPDTWPQPNAYAWIVDGLFGIGLSRPLDGAAGALVENIVYAHACGTPVLAIDIPSGLMAATGLAAGPVIHANATIAMLGACPGLFTGVGRDVAGEVFVAALGTEDLTATHAGGGVATNAPSAFIEHLPRRHHASHKGSYGSLTVLGGHAGMVGAPMLSARSGLMTGAGRVYVGFIANDAPAWDPMHPELMLRHAEDLDLASMQAVGVGPGLGTSDASAACLSRALALDDTPLVIDADALNLLAAEPTLAQRVRRRKGPTVLTPHPLEAARLAGCEVANIQSDRLASARALAKQFDATVVLKGSGSVVDDGARAWINITGNAGLATAGTGDVLTGVIGALLAQGMPATQAALAAVWLHGAAAQRCVLEGAGPAGLTASELLPAIRTELSILADPAQVPQAARRCISA, from the coding sequence ATGTCCGATCCCCTGCACGTCGAAGACGTCTCCGGCCTCAGCCCCGAGGCCGCGCCCGCCCACCCCAGTCCGCTTGCCCGACCACGGGCCCGCCCGTCCCCCGACGGCGTGTCGGTCGCGGTAAGAAGCACGATTGCGCTCGACCTGCACTCGCCCGCTGCGCTAAGGCGCATCGAACGCGACGCCGCAGCCAGACTCGCGCCTCATACCCTCATGGCCCGGGCAGGGGCCGCCGTTGCCCATTGGCTCTACGGCCATCTCCCCGCACTCGCGAGCGCCGGCAGGCAACCCGTGCTGCTGCTCGCCGGCCCGGGCAATAACGGGGGCGACGCGTATGTCGCGGCGCGAGAACTGCATCGCCGGGGTGTGCTGGTCGACGTCTGGCAACTGGCGCCGCCCGCCACCGACGATGCCCGGTGGGCACTTGGCGAGGCGTTGGCCGCCGGGGTGCCGGTGCGTCGGTCGCCCGATACGTGGCCGCAACCGAATGCTTACGCCTGGATCGTGGACGGCCTGTTCGGCATCGGACTCTCCCGCCCGCTCGATGGCGCAGCAGGCGCTCTCGTCGAGAACATCGTCTATGCGCATGCCTGTGGCACGCCGGTGCTTGCCATCGATATTCCCAGCGGTCTGATGGCCGCCACGGGCCTCGCCGCAGGTCCGGTCATTCATGCGAACGCCACGATAGCCATGCTAGGCGCATGTCCGGGGCTGTTCACAGGCGTCGGGCGTGATGTCGCCGGCGAGGTCTTCGTGGCCGCACTCGGCACCGAGGACCTCACGGCGACACACGCTGGCGGCGGCGTTGCGACCAACGCCCCGAGCGCATTTATCGAACACCTTCCGCGACGCCATCACGCCTCCCACAAAGGCAGCTATGGATCGCTGACGGTGCTCGGCGGTCACGCGGGCATGGTGGGCGCGCCAATGCTCTCGGCACGCAGCGGTCTGATGACGGGCGCGGGGCGCGTGTACGTGGGATTCATCGCGAACGACGCCCCCGCATGGGACCCGATGCATCCGGAACTGATGTTGCGTCACGCAGAAGATCTCGATCTTGCATCGATGCAGGCAGTCGGCGTGGGACCCGGGCTCGGCACGTCTGACGCCTCGGCGGCGTGCTTGTCTCGCGCCCTCGCGTTGGACGATACGCCCCTCGTGATCGACGCCGACGCGCTCAATCTGCTCGCAGCCGAACCGACACTCGCGCAGCGTGTGCGTCGGCGTAAAGGGCCAACGGTGCTCACGCCGCATCCACTGGAAGCAGCACGGCTTGCGGGCTGCGAAGTTGCCAACATTCAGTCCGACCGTCTGGCCTCGGCGCGTGCACTGGCAAAGCAATTCGATGCGACGGTGGTGCTCAAGGGCTCGGGAAGCGTCGTCGATGACGGCGCACGTGCGTGGATCAACATCACGGGAAACGCCGGGCTTGCCACGGCAGGCACAGGCGACGTGCTGACAGGCGTGATCGGCGCACTGCTCGCTCAGGGCATGCCCGCCACGCAAGCGGCGCTCGCAGCGGTCTGGCTCCACGGCGCGGCCGCGCAACGGTGTGTTCTCGAGGGAGCCGGACCGGCGGGTTTGACTGCCTCTGAACTTCTGCCCGCCATTCGCACCGAACTGAGCATACTGGCCGATCCGGCGCAGGTCCCCCAAGCCGCCCGACGCTGCATTTCAGCGTGA
- the pgi gene encoding glucose-6-phosphate isomerase, with translation MALPHMPYKTSVRLDQLPAWRTLLEHRDEIAAQHMRDWFAGTGAHARVEQFSLHAAGLYLDYSKNRITEKTRTLLTHLARECHLPAKRDAMWAGEHVNVTENRAALHMALRAPKGVTFRDTTGEVSSGVCETLARMRDFSERVRDGRWTGATGKRIRHLINVGIGGSDLGPRMVCDALAVYGRQDLSAHFIANIDPTELARTLPTLDPETTLVVVCSKTFTTLETMTNARTIRAWFIKNGVPESGLDKHFVAVSTNVDEAMRFGILRENVFQFGEWVGGRYSLWSSVGLIVMLYLGAQHFDALLAGAHAMDEHFRHAPLDANMPVLLGLLGIWYRNFFDAQTLSIAPYTDALQKLPPYLQQLDMESNGKSVQVDGSPVFWQTAPIIWGEPGTNGQHAYFQMLHQGTTLVPVDFIAVLAPQYDQPEYLDHHRKLLANCFAQSEAFLQGGSMATPDQAGGPLAAQRRFDGNRPSNTLVIDKLTPERLGALIALYEHKVFVQAAIWNINPFDQWGVELGKTLCRAIEPELVDPDSLKADAHDASTASLIRIAGEALRKRP, from the coding sequence ATGGCCCTACCGCACATGCCGTACAAGACATCCGTTCGACTGGATCAACTTCCCGCCTGGCGCACCCTGCTCGAGCATCGCGACGAGATCGCCGCTCAGCATATGCGCGACTGGTTCGCCGGTACCGGGGCCCACGCGCGCGTCGAGCAATTCTCGCTGCACGCCGCCGGTCTGTATCTCGATTACTCGAAGAACCGCATCACGGAGAAAACGCGCACACTGCTCACGCATCTTGCGCGCGAATGTCATCTGCCGGCCAAACGCGACGCCATGTGGGCCGGCGAACACGTCAACGTCACCGAGAACCGGGCAGCGCTGCATATGGCGTTGCGTGCACCGAAGGGTGTGACGTTTCGCGACACGACCGGCGAAGTCAGCAGCGGCGTGTGCGAAACGCTCGCTCGCATGCGAGACTTCAGCGAGCGCGTGCGAGACGGCCGGTGGACCGGCGCCACAGGCAAGCGCATCAGGCATCTGATCAACGTCGGCATCGGTGGCTCGGATCTGGGGCCGCGCATGGTGTGCGACGCGCTCGCCGTGTACGGACGGCAGGATCTCTCGGCGCACTTCATCGCCAACATCGATCCGACCGAACTCGCACGCACGTTGCCGACGCTCGACCCGGAAACCACGCTGGTCGTGGTCTGCTCGAAGACCTTCACCACGCTCGAGACCATGACCAACGCGCGCACGATTCGCGCGTGGTTCATCAAGAACGGCGTCCCCGAGAGCGGGCTGGACAAGCACTTCGTGGCGGTGTCGACCAACGTCGACGAAGCGATGCGCTTCGGCATTCTGCGCGAGAACGTGTTCCAGTTCGGCGAGTGGGTCGGCGGACGTTATTCGCTGTGGTCGTCGGTCGGGCTCATCGTCATGCTCTATCTCGGCGCGCAGCATTTCGATGCCTTGCTTGCCGGCGCGCACGCCATGGACGAGCACTTCCGGCACGCACCGCTCGACGCCAATATGCCTGTGCTGCTCGGTCTTCTCGGCATCTGGTATCGCAACTTCTTCGACGCGCAGACGTTGTCCATTGCACCGTACACGGACGCGCTGCAAAAGCTTCCTCCGTATCTGCAGCAACTGGATATGGAGAGCAACGGGAAGTCGGTACAGGTCGACGGTTCACCCGTCTTCTGGCAGACCGCACCGATCATCTGGGGCGAGCCGGGCACCAATGGCCAGCATGCCTACTTCCAGATGCTGCACCAGGGCACCACGCTGGTGCCGGTGGACTTCATCGCGGTCCTGGCGCCGCAATACGATCAGCCCGAGTATCTCGATCATCACCGCAAGCTGCTGGCCAATTGCTTCGCGCAGAGTGAAGCGTTCCTTCAGGGCGGCTCGATGGCCACGCCCGATCAAGCCGGTGGTCCGCTGGCCGCGCAGCGCCGCTTCGACGGCAATCGACCGAGCAATACGCTGGTGATCGACAAGCTGACGCCGGAGCGACTCGGCGCCCTCATCGCGCTGTATGAGCACAAGGTGTTTGTCCAGGCCGCCATCTGGAACATCAATCCGTTCGACCAATGGGGCGTGGAACTCGGTAAGACGCTCTGCCGCGCGATCGAGCCGGAACTGGTCGATCCCGACTCGCTCAAAGCGGATGCTCACGATGCGTCAACGGCGTCGCTGATTCGCATTGCGGGCGAGGCGCTCAGGAAGCGGCCCTGA
- a CDS encoding ABC transporter ATP-binding protein: MSFSENVIEVRGLGKRLRDATGELVILQDIDFSVAKGQSVAIVGASGSGKSTLLGLMAGLDTATDGSITLLGQSLGDLDEEGRAALRRGAVGFVFQSFQLMPHLSALENVMLPLELLGETRDVRNRAVRLLEQVGLGSRLTHYPKQLSGGEQQRVALARAFVTEPAVLFADEPTGSLDTATGERVIDLMFSLNEASGATLVLVTHDLAIAQRCDATVRLAGGRVVNGASSV; the protein is encoded by the coding sequence ATGTCGTTTTCCGAAAACGTTATTGAAGTGCGGGGGCTGGGTAAGCGGTTGCGCGACGCTACCGGTGAGCTTGTCATTTTGCAGGATATCGACTTCAGCGTCGCGAAAGGTCAGAGCGTGGCCATCGTGGGCGCATCGGGGTCCGGAAAGTCCACGCTGCTTGGCCTGATGGCTGGCCTCGACACCGCGACCGACGGCAGCATCACCTTGCTGGGCCAGTCGCTGGGCGATCTTGACGAGGAGGGGCGTGCCGCTTTGCGGCGCGGCGCCGTCGGTTTCGTCTTCCAGTCCTTTCAACTGATGCCGCATCTGAGTGCGCTCGAGAACGTGATGCTCCCGCTGGAACTGCTGGGTGAGACACGAGACGTGCGCAATCGTGCCGTCAGGCTGCTCGAACAAGTGGGGTTGGGCTCTCGGCTCACGCACTACCCGAAGCAACTCTCCGGCGGCGAGCAACAGCGGGTTGCACTCGCGCGCGCGTTCGTGACGGAACCTGCCGTTTTGTTTGCCGACGAGCCGACAGGCAGCCTCGATACGGCGACGGGAGAACGTGTCATCGATCTGATGTTTTCGCTCAACGAGGCGAGTGGGGCGACGCTGGTCCTCGTGACCCACGATCTTGCGATTGCGCAGCGTTGCGACGCCACAGTGCGGCTCGCAGGCGGGCGCGTAGTCAATGGCGCATCATCCGTCTGA
- a CDS encoding arylesterase, producing MARREFLKLAASAVAGWCLLTGTAANAASSDAPTILVVGDSLSAEYGIARGAGWVNLMQQTITQSGFDYNVVNASISGDTTSGGRSRLAPLLARYRPAITLIELGGNDALRGIPLELTRSNLREMIAAARKAGSQVIVVGMRIPPNYGPDYSEQFFTMFSTLAKQEKTGYVPFLLAGVAEHQDWFQPDQIHPLAKAHPQILQNVWPTVKPLLKPAGKSPAKAAESRSSKPGA from the coding sequence ATGGCAAGAAGAGAGTTCTTGAAATTGGCTGCATCGGCCGTTGCGGGCTGGTGCCTGCTGACAGGGACCGCAGCAAATGCGGCAAGTTCAGACGCACCGACCATTCTCGTGGTGGGCGACAGTCTTTCGGCGGAATATGGCATCGCGCGCGGCGCCGGCTGGGTCAATCTGATGCAGCAGACGATCACGCAAAGCGGGTTCGATTATAACGTCGTCAACGCAAGTATCAGTGGCGACACCACGAGCGGCGGACGCTCCCGCCTCGCCCCTTTGCTCGCGCGCTACCGGCCCGCCATCACCCTCATCGAACTGGGCGGAAACGACGCGCTGCGCGGCATCCCGCTCGAACTCACTCGCAGCAATCTACGTGAGATGATCGCGGCGGCTCGCAAGGCCGGCAGCCAGGTGATCGTTGTGGGCATGCGCATTCCGCCCAACTATGGCCCGGACTATAGCGAACAGTTCTTCACCATGTTCTCGACCCTTGCCAAACAAGAGAAGACGGGCTATGTACCGTTCCTGCTGGCGGGGGTTGCCGAGCATCAGGACTGGTTCCAGCCGGACCAGATCCACCCGCTCGCCAAGGCGCATCCGCAGATTCTCCAAAACGTCTGGCCCACCGTGAAGCCGCTCCTCAAGCCCGCTGGTAAGTCGCCTGCCAAAGCGGCAGAGTCGCGTTCGTCGAAACCGGGTGCCTGA